In Candidatus Sulfotelmatobacter sp., a genomic segment contains:
- a CDS encoding DUF3592 domain-containing protein has translation MDSLRLYGLVAGSGVALLGAYALLRRKPKTPDALERERRAWLESTGRITDGTVIDVQELPAATNHHAAIMLIYKYDVAGVSYECSQDVTYLRQWINLHSCRLGLHTSVKYDPQNPGNSLVVSENWMGLRQ, from the coding sequence ATGGATTCACTGCGACTGTATGGGCTAGTGGCGGGCAGCGGCGTGGCTCTGCTGGGAGCTTACGCGCTGCTGCGGCGCAAACCAAAAACGCCCGATGCCCTGGAGCGCGAGCGCCGAGCGTGGCTGGAGAGCACGGGCCGGATCACGGACGGCACGGTGATTGACGTCCAGGAACTGCCAGCCGCCACCAATCACCACGCGGCCATTATGCTGATCTACAAATATGACGTGGCGGGAGTGTCCTACGAATGCTCGCAGGATGTCACGTATCTTCGGCAGTGGATCAATCTTCATTCCTGCCGGCTGGGCCTGCACACTTCGGTGAAGTACGATCCTCAGAACCCGGGGAATTCACTGGTAGTGTCGGAAAACTGGATGGGCTTAAGGCAATAA
- the fabF gene encoding beta-ketoacyl-ACP synthase II encodes MGRRVVVTGLGLICGVGNSTDEVWKALLAGKSGVARIARFDTSDFACRIAAEVKNFDPLNYIEKKEVKKMGRFIHLAIAAAEEAMKMSGLKITPENDERVGVHIGSGIGGFDIIEREHAALVEGGPRKISPFFIPASIINLAAGHVSMRFGAKGPNEATATACTTSAHSIGDSFRIIQHNDADVMIAGGSEAAITPMGVGGFAAMRALSTRNDEPERASRPWDKDRDGFVMGEGAGIMILEELESARKRGAPILAEVAGYGMSGDAYHMTQPAPEHEGGFRVMRNAVRDAKVTPDVVGYVNAHGTSTPIGDTLEAHAIRNFFGERKIPVSSTKSMTGHLLGGAGGLEAGLTILALRDQILPPTVNLENPDPDTAGMDLVPNQARKAELEYAMSNSFGFGGTNGALLFRRWSE; translated from the coding sequence TTGGGACGCAGGGTCGTAGTCACGGGCCTCGGATTGATTTGCGGCGTGGGCAATTCCACTGACGAAGTGTGGAAGGCCCTGCTCGCCGGCAAGAGCGGTGTGGCGCGGATTGCCCGCTTCGACACCAGCGACTTCGCCTGCCGGATCGCTGCCGAGGTCAAGAACTTCGACCCGCTGAACTACATCGAGAAAAAAGAAGTCAAGAAGATGGGGCGCTTCATCCACCTGGCGATCGCCGCCGCGGAAGAAGCTATGAAAATGTCCGGACTGAAAATCACGCCCGAGAACGATGAGCGCGTCGGCGTGCACATCGGATCGGGCATTGGCGGCTTCGACATCATCGAACGCGAACACGCCGCGCTGGTCGAGGGTGGTCCCCGAAAGATTTCTCCGTTCTTTATTCCCGCTTCCATCATCAACCTCGCGGCCGGGCACGTTTCCATGCGCTTTGGGGCCAAGGGACCGAACGAGGCTACGGCCACCGCGTGCACAACCAGCGCCCATTCGATCGGCGATTCTTTCCGCATTATTCAGCACAACGATGCCGATGTAATGATTGCCGGCGGCTCTGAGGCTGCAATTACGCCCATGGGTGTCGGCGGATTTGCCGCGATGCGTGCGCTTTCCACGCGCAACGATGAACCCGAACGAGCCAGCCGTCCCTGGGACAAGGATCGCGATGGCTTTGTGATGGGCGAAGGCGCGGGCATCATGATCCTGGAAGAGTTGGAGTCTGCCCGTAAACGCGGGGCTCCGATTCTCGCCGAGGTCGCAGGCTACGGCATGTCCGGCGACGCCTACCACATGACCCAGCCAGCGCCGGAGCACGAAGGCGGATTCCGCGTGATGCGGAACGCGGTGCGCGATGCCAAGGTGACGCCCGACGTGGTTGGCTACGTTAATGCCCACGGCACTTCGACCCCGATCGGCGATACGCTCGAAGCCCATGCCATTCGCAATTTTTTTGGCGAGCGCAAAATTCCCGTAAGCTCCACGAAGTCAATGACCGGCCACCTGCTCGGCGGCGCCGGCGGACTCGAAGCCGGACTTACTATTCTGGCGTTGCGCGACCAGATTCTGCCTCCGACCGTTAATCTCGAAAATCCCGATCCCGATACCGCCGGCATGGACCTGGTACCCAATCAGGCGCGCAAGGCGGAACTCGAATACGCCATGTCGAACTCGTTTGGCTTCGGCGGCACCAATGGCGCGCTGCTCTTCCGCCGTTGGAGCGAGTAA
- a CDS encoding SRPBCC family protein, which yields MASTSEARKSSTKNSNPLEITTPTDQEIVITRVFSAPRRLVFEAWTKPEYVPLWLLGPEGWAMPVCEIDLRPGGTWHFVWRNRDGKEMEMRGTYREVSPPERLVSTESWGADWPETLNTLAFSEENGKTRITNTILYPSKEARDAALKTGMKSGVEASYDRLAGWLASQSA from the coding sequence ATGGCATCGACGAGTGAAGCCAGGAAGTCATCGACGAAGAACTCCAACCCGCTCGAAATCACTACGCCCACCGATCAGGAGATTGTCATAACGAGAGTTTTTAGCGCTCCGCGGAGACTCGTTTTCGAAGCCTGGACCAAACCCGAGTACGTGCCGCTGTGGCTATTGGGACCGGAGGGCTGGGCTATGCCGGTCTGCGAGATCGACCTGCGTCCGGGCGGAACATGGCACTTTGTGTGGCGCAATCGCGATGGCAAAGAGATGGAAATGCGCGGCACGTATCGAGAAGTCTCGCCGCCTGAGCGGCTGGTTTCCACGGAATCGTGGGGCGCCGACTGGCCCGAAACGCTGAACACCCTTGCATTCTCGGAAGAGAACGGGAAGACCAGAATCACCAACACGATTCTTTATCCGTCGAAGGAAGCGCGGGATGCGGCCCTAAAGACGGGAATGAAGAGCGGGGTGGAGGCGAGCTACGACCGGCTGGCGGGCTGGCTGGCGTCGCAAAGCGCCTGA
- a CDS encoding lysophospholipid acyltransferase family protein — protein MPEASTRDPAAPAQAAASARRFTLRQRLVLRVIIALGYWLIRMIGPTLRVGVSFEDGAQQTLDQRPLIGSFWHSCIIPATYICRNLGVRVMSSNSYDGEYMGRIIRKFGFVAVKGSSSRNAVRALLGLRRALEDGWTVAFTLDGPRGPRHKVKPGPVALARSSGVPLTMFHAAVDKAWVLNSWDRMMIPRPFSRVLVRFGKLIPVPHNVSDEDIARYTDELQAALDRVCEFSEANVGKVGTAEFPYYCKRS, from the coding sequence GTGCCCGAAGCCAGCACTCGCGACCCAGCCGCGCCGGCGCAAGCGGCCGCGAGTGCGCGCCGCTTCACACTCCGCCAGCGACTCGTCCTGCGCGTCATTATTGCGCTCGGATACTGGCTCATTCGCATGATCGGCCCAACTTTGCGCGTCGGCGTTTCCTTTGAAGACGGGGCGCAGCAGACCCTCGATCAGCGGCCGCTTATCGGTTCCTTCTGGCACTCCTGCATCATCCCTGCCACCTACATCTGCCGCAACCTCGGCGTGCGCGTGATGAGCAGCAACAGTTATGACGGCGAGTACATGGGCCGCATCATCCGCAAGTTCGGCTTCGTCGCCGTGAAGGGATCCAGCAGCCGCAACGCCGTGCGCGCACTCCTCGGCCTGCGCCGCGCGCTCGAAGATGGATGGACGGTCGCCTTTACTCTCGATGGGCCGCGCGGTCCCCGTCACAAAGTGAAGCCTGGCCCGGTAGCTCTGGCAAGATCGTCCGGCGTGCCGCTAACTATGTTCCACGCCGCGGTCGATAAGGCCTGGGTGCTCAACTCCTGGGATCGCATGATGATTCCCAGGCCCTTCTCACGCGTGCTGGTGCGCTTCGGCAAGCTGATTCCCGTTCCCCACAACGTAAGCGACGAAGATATCGCGCGCTATACGGACGAGCTACAGGCGGCGCTTGATCGGGTCTGTGAGTTCAGCGAAGCTAACGTGGGAAAGGTCGGGACGGCTGAGTTCCCGTACTACTGTAAGCGGAGCTGA
- a CDS encoding PilZ domain-containing protein, whose product MDKAFATSVTPVLPARKAAARTALVNLNEPARLLLSEGFRQFGIETVAVTENAAERLTKEKFEACVLSLGEGADAVMEAARSSPSNSRCVLYGVGGNAQEAMRYSKYGINAMFAEPLERPAALKLIRGTRMLVLHEFRRYVRIPVLTEVSIFGDGRRISAASIELSSGGMSVKTGEDLSIGSNVEISFALMTLPRVNLRGSVSWRKPKSVGVRFDSADKQRQKVKSWIDSYLEN is encoded by the coding sequence ATGGATAAAGCTTTCGCCACATCCGTTACGCCTGTTCTTCCCGCCCGTAAAGCAGCTGCCCGCACCGCGCTCGTGAACTTGAACGAGCCCGCTCGCCTGCTGCTCTCGGAAGGGTTCCGGCAGTTTGGAATTGAAACCGTCGCCGTCACCGAAAACGCCGCCGAGCGCCTGACCAAAGAAAAGTTCGAGGCCTGCGTACTCAGCCTGGGCGAGGGCGCCGATGCCGTGATGGAAGCGGCTCGCAGCTCTCCGTCCAACAGTCGTTGCGTGCTTTACGGCGTGGGCGGCAACGCGCAGGAAGCCATGCGCTACTCGAAATATGGCATCAACGCTATGTTCGCCGAACCGCTGGAGCGGCCCGCCGCGCTCAAGCTGATCCGCGGCACGCGCATGTTGGTGCTGCACGAATTCCGCAGATATGTGCGCATCCCCGTGTTGACCGAGGTCTCTATCTTCGGCGATGGGCGTCGCATCAGCGCGGCCAGCATCGAACTCAGCAGCGGCGGCATGTCGGTCAAGACCGGCGAAGACCTTTCCATCGGAAGCAATGTGGAAATTTCCTTTGCTCTCATGACCTTGCCTCGCGTCAACCTTCGTGGTTCGGTCAGTTGGCGCAAACCCAAGTCCGTCGGAGTGCGCTTCGACAGTGCCGACAAACAACGGCAGAAGGTCAAGAGCTGGATCGATTCCTACCTCGAAAACTGA
- a CDS encoding prevent-host-death protein, translated as MPTIKVGVREFRERITTFLESETPVAVTRRGETLGVYVPTRRKRPEQADVAELKAAADRLAEVLADVDEEELVSDFKKIRRRGKSSPR; from the coding sequence ATGCCTACAATTAAAGTTGGCGTGCGCGAGTTTCGCGAACGCATCACAACTTTCCTGGAATCGGAAACGCCCGTCGCCGTCACGCGGCGTGGCGAGACTCTGGGCGTGTATGTTCCCACGCGCCGAAAACGGCCCGAACAAGCCGATGTGGCTGAACTGAAGGCGGCTGCGGACCGTCTGGCCGAGGTATTGGCTGACGTCGACGAGGAAGAGTTAGTATCCGACTTCAAGAAAATTCGCCGACGCGGCAAGAGCTCTCCGCGCTGA
- the thiL gene encoding thiamine-phosphate kinase gives MARLGKRRQTGKACPEVVEGSVRPISVRRRRANVVTGIGDDCAVLRPLPGHETLVTTDFTLEGIHFRREWHAPESVGHRCLARGLSDIAAMGGEPVAAFLSLALPRNLPQAWVGRFVRSLISLAEKFGVTLAGGDTAESPDGILADIIVVGRVPKGKAVLRSGARPGDRIFVSGELGGSAAAVLRMRTRPTKKVNVRDYARHFYPEPRIELGRILRERGLASAMIDVSDGLSTDLAHLCEESRVGAELDAALIPRARVGKPAREVGLDLALHGGEDYELLFTVPVNKRIPSQIAGVALTCIGQITRSRKILLRTGPKRAFGLQARGWEHFRK, from the coding sequence ATGGCGAGACTCGGCAAGCGGAGACAGACGGGCAAAGCCTGCCCTGAGGTTGTCGAAGGGAGTGTCCGCCCAATAAGTGTCCGGCGCAGGCGGGCCAATGTTGTGACCGGCATTGGAGACGACTGCGCAGTGCTGCGACCGCTGCCGGGACACGAAACCCTGGTCACGACAGACTTCACGCTGGAAGGCATTCACTTCCGGCGCGAGTGGCATGCGCCGGAATCAGTCGGTCATCGCTGTCTGGCACGAGGGTTGAGCGACATCGCCGCCATGGGTGGCGAGCCGGTCGCGGCGTTCCTGTCGTTAGCGCTGCCGCGGAACCTTCCTCAAGCCTGGGTAGGGCGCTTCGTTCGCAGCCTGATAAGCCTGGCGGAGAAATTTGGCGTAACCCTTGCCGGTGGCGACACGGCCGAATCTCCTGATGGGATTCTCGCGGACATCATTGTGGTGGGCAGGGTGCCCAAGGGCAAGGCTGTGCTGCGTTCGGGGGCTCGGCCCGGCGACCGCATCTTTGTCAGCGGCGAGCTCGGCGGTTCGGCCGCCGCTGTGCTGCGGATGAGGACACGCCCTACGAAAAAGGTGAATGTCCGCGATTACGCCCGCCACTTCTATCCCGAGCCACGGATTGAGTTGGGCCGCATCCTGCGCGAGAGGGGATTGGCATCGGCCATGATTGATGTGAGCGATGGACTCTCTACCGACCTGGCGCATCTTTGCGAAGAGAGTCGCGTGGGAGCCGAACTGGATGCGGCGCTCATTCCCCGCGCCCGGGTAGGTAAGCCGGCCCGCGAAGTGGGTTTAGATTTGGCCCTGCATGGGGGCGAGGATTACGAGTTGCTATTTACGGTTCCCGTGAACAAGCGGATCCCGTCCCAGATTGCGGGGGTGGCGCTGACTTGCATCGGGCAGATTACCCGCTCCCGAAAGATACTTTTGCGCACCGGTCCTAAGCGGGCGTTTGGGCTCCAGGCTCGGGGATGGGAACACTTCCGGAAATAG
- a CDS encoding M23 family metallopeptidase: MQKRFYILFVARGDDGQLRKISIPVHYLYVFVVGAAIGFLSLTGIASSYTRMLLKVSRYNQLRTEKDQLKNNYSRLEQVAKERDVQVASLGSIAGEVSALYGLKAQPTLVTATTDQIHDAEVSSSLDQLHALRTSALTGATMVGLTMGLTRNATTADWFKANSAPNLWPVEGPVTGSFGERIDPFNGEGAFHSGVDIGGSVGAPIIAPADGIVTFSDLLGGYGKTLMIDHGNGISTRYGHLSGYAVMAGQSVHRGDVIGFVGDSGRSTGPHLHYEVRINDTPVNPYKYLRMTVAHNGGFSTGS, translated from the coding sequence TTGCAGAAACGCTTTTACATCCTTTTTGTGGCCCGCGGCGACGACGGCCAGTTGCGCAAGATTTCCATCCCCGTGCATTACCTCTACGTATTCGTCGTAGGCGCCGCCATCGGATTCCTCAGCTTGACCGGAATTGCCAGCTCTTATACCCGCATGCTGTTGAAGGTCTCGCGCTACAACCAGTTGCGCACCGAAAAAGATCAGCTCAAAAACAATTATTCCCGCCTTGAGCAGGTAGCCAAAGAGCGCGATGTGCAAGTCGCTTCCCTGGGTTCGATCGCCGGCGAGGTTTCAGCGCTGTATGGTCTGAAAGCGCAACCTACTTTGGTCACTGCGACCACCGACCAGATTCATGACGCTGAAGTAAGCTCATCGCTCGACCAGTTGCACGCTTTGCGGACCTCCGCCCTGACCGGCGCGACTATGGTCGGACTAACCATGGGCCTGACCCGCAACGCCACCACGGCCGACTGGTTTAAAGCGAATTCTGCGCCCAACCTGTGGCCGGTAGAAGGCCCCGTGACGGGCAGCTTCGGCGAGCGCATCGATCCGTTCAACGGAGAGGGCGCATTCCATAGCGGCGTCGATATTGGCGGCAGCGTTGGCGCTCCGATCATCGCTCCCGCAGATGGCATTGTCACATTCAGCGATTTGCTGGGTGGCTACGGCAAGACCCTGATGATCGACCACGGCAACGGCATCAGTACCCGCTACGGCCATCTTTCCGGCTATGCTGTGATGGCCGGCCAATCGGTCCATCGCGGTGACGTGATTGGTTTTGTGGGAGACAGCGGACGTTCCACCGGACCCCACCTCCACTATGAAGTCCGCATCAATGACACTCCCGTCAATCCTTACAAATATCTCCGTATGACCGTCGCCCACAATGGCGGTTTCTCTACCGGGAGTTAG
- a CDS encoding serine/threonine-protein kinase, with product MENLKIDPKTAISKTGNLETQNPETLRFGRYEVVAQLGRGAMGIVYKARDPQIDRLVAVKTVSLNGQEPDEEKEFRLRFINEAQAVGRLHHPGIVAIFDVGENPENHDPYIVMEYVAGEPLNRILAREKKLPLATALQLVEEIAEALDYAHSQGVIHRDIKPGNVLITAEGHVKIADFGIAKLNLAHFTIPGRVLGTPAYMAPEQLSGAGVDGRSDLFSLGVILYAMVTGHSPFQGDSATTVCFKVANREPVAASALDLALPRELDEVISRAMAKDPEQRYQRGAEFAEAVRQLQHVFPLGSTTTSMRAGALSATGIGSARTGTARQTASRTNHVAEVVEAEKLVNSVIKKAPLRDVILGMAILVVLVFVGAQTKLLVLPAPKVMNAPVNIPAVPPETSSGSAQPAVASFPPAGTQAAAPAAPAAQIPKPRKVPAAGRAAKQIAKQIVVPLSTLELAVQHQFKDATLFVWVDDKLTLTRPLHGTNQKHLVVFNGLRGAESETLKIPAGQHTIRVRALSADETVDLSRTVSGEFVGGGDKSLQVSIERHNTVMRLSWQ from the coding sequence ATGGAGAATCTGAAGATCGATCCCAAGACCGCGATTTCCAAGACCGGGAATCTGGAAACCCAGAATCCGGAGACGCTACGCTTTGGCCGCTATGAGGTTGTGGCCCAGTTAGGCCGCGGCGCGATGGGCATAGTGTATAAGGCGCGAGACCCGCAGATCGACCGCCTGGTTGCTGTGAAAACCGTCTCCCTCAACGGGCAGGAACCGGACGAGGAAAAGGAATTTCGCTTGCGCTTTATCAATGAGGCGCAGGCGGTCGGGCGCCTGCACCATCCCGGAATCGTTGCCATTTTTGACGTGGGCGAGAATCCTGAGAATCACGACCCCTATATTGTGATGGAGTACGTAGCCGGAGAACCGCTGAACCGTATTCTGGCGCGCGAAAAAAAGCTTCCCCTCGCCACCGCGCTGCAACTGGTGGAAGAGATTGCCGAAGCTCTCGACTACGCTCACTCCCAGGGCGTGATTCACCGCGACATCAAGCCCGGAAATGTACTGATTACTGCCGAGGGCCACGTCAAGATCGCCGACTTTGGCATTGCCAAGCTGAATCTGGCGCATTTCACAATCCCCGGCAGAGTGTTAGGAACTCCGGCCTACATGGCTCCCGAACAACTAAGCGGCGCAGGAGTAGATGGGCGCTCCGATCTGTTTTCGCTGGGCGTGATTCTGTATGCCATGGTCACGGGCCACTCTCCATTTCAAGGGGATAGCGCCACTACCGTCTGCTTCAAAGTTGCGAACCGCGAGCCCGTGGCGGCAAGCGCCCTCGACTTGGCTCTTCCTCGCGAGCTCGATGAAGTGATCTCTCGCGCCATGGCGAAGGATCCTGAGCAACGCTACCAGCGGGGCGCAGAGTTTGCCGAAGCCGTGCGGCAGTTACAGCACGTGTTCCCGTTGGGGTCGACTACGACTTCCATGCGCGCGGGGGCGCTCTCCGCGACCGGCATCGGAAGCGCTCGCACCGGTACAGCCCGGCAAACAGCCTCTCGCACCAATCATGTGGCCGAAGTAGTAGAGGCTGAGAAACTGGTCAATAGCGTCATCAAGAAAGCGCCCCTTCGAGACGTGATTCTGGGAATGGCGATACTTGTGGTGCTGGTGTTCGTCGGAGCCCAGACAAAGCTGCTGGTGTTGCCGGCTCCGAAAGTCATGAATGCTCCCGTGAACATCCCTGCGGTTCCGCCTGAAACCAGCTCCGGCAGCGCGCAACCTGCCGTCGCAAGCTTTCCTCCCGCGGGAACTCAGGCGGCCGCGCCGGCCGCACCGGCCGCCCAAATCCCAAAGCCCAGGAAAGTCCCTGCCGCCGGACGCGCGGCAAAACAGATCGCAAAACAGATTGTCGTGCCGCTTTCCACTCTCGAACTTGCGGTGCAGCACCAATTCAAAGACGCCACGCTGTTTGTCTGGGTCGACGACAAGCTGACCTTAACGCGTCCGCTCCACGGCACGAATCAGAAACATCTGGTCGTGTTCAACGGATTGCGAGGCGCCGAGTCGGAAACGCTTAAAATTCCGGCGGGACAACATACGATTCGGGTAAGAGCCCTGTCGGCCGATGAGACCGTCGATCTTTCTCGCACAGTTTCCGGTGAGTTCGTCGGCGGCGGTGATAAATCTTTGCAGGTCTCGATCGAGAGGCACAACACGGTTATGCGGTTAAGCTGGCAGTAA
- the dtd gene encoding D-aminoacyl-tRNA deacylase, which translates to MRAVVQRVSRARVTVNEHVSGEIGLGLLVLLGVGHEDAEVDAAYLAEKIAGLRVFEDDEGKMNRSVQDAGGSVLAISQFTLYGDVRRGKRPSFDAAAPAESARRLYEFFVERIRASGLRCETGRFQETMRVELVNEGPVTVLLDSAKTF; encoded by the coding sequence ATGCGTGCCGTCGTGCAGCGCGTGAGCCGCGCCAGGGTTACGGTTAACGAGCACGTCAGTGGCGAGATCGGCCTGGGATTGCTGGTTTTGCTCGGCGTCGGACATGAAGATGCGGAGGTCGATGCGGCTTACCTGGCCGAAAAGATCGCCGGCCTGCGCGTCTTTGAAGACGACGAAGGCAAGATGAACCGCTCCGTGCAGGACGCCGGCGGCAGCGTGCTCGCGATTTCGCAGTTTACATTGTACGGAGACGTGCGCCGGGGCAAGCGGCCGTCGTTCGATGCGGCGGCGCCGGCTGAATCTGCGCGGCGGCTGTATGAGTTTTTCGTCGAACGCATCCGGGCTTCGGGCCTGCGCTGCGAAACCGGCCGCTTTCAGGAAACGATGCGCGTGGAACTGGTGAATGAGGGACCGGTAACCGTGCTGTTGGATTCGGCCAAGACATTCTGA
- a CDS encoding PIN domain-containing protein: MLIRAVLGRRVRHLIETYSLRGVRFFAPDIAFEDARKYLPPLLKKRGRPETAVPAALAFLQSFVAPIEPDWYGLRESDSRQRLRGRDEGDWPVLAAALELGCAVWTEDTDFFGTGVSVWTTSNIEIFLEAQAKSNQVRED; encoded by the coding sequence ATCCTGATTCGCGCCGTCCTCGGCCGTCGGGTCCGGCATCTGATCGAGACCTATTCACTGCGGGGAGTTCGCTTCTTCGCCCCCGATATCGCCTTTGAGGACGCTCGCAAATATCTTCCACCCCTTTTGAAAAAGCGCGGCAGGCCGGAGACGGCGGTACCGGCAGCGCTCGCATTCCTGCAAAGCTTCGTGGCACCAATCGAGCCGGACTGGTATGGGCTTCGTGAAAGTGATTCCCGGCAGCGCCTACGCGGCCGCGATGAGGGTGACTGGCCCGTCCTGGCCGCCGCACTGGAATTGGGATGCGCGGTTTGGACCGAAGATACGGACTTCTTCGGAACCGGCGTCTCCGTGTGGACGACAAGCAACATTGAAATATTCCTCGAGGCGCAGGCGAAGTCCAACCAGGTTAGAGAAGATTAA
- a CDS encoding nuclear transport factor 2 family protein: MMGPLESAPEVSHVKYALLFVMLCPLAVAAPCPSGQAKDGDALIQIEQTWARSLEQHDAATLGCILADEFEDAGPDGKVTGRSSTLAKAAEHRAVHHELTELRPHVQGDFGYIRGVARAVDAQGKIVATVRFTDVYAYRDGRWQCVAGHESLFSN, from the coding sequence ATGATGGGTCCGTTAGAATCTGCGCCTGAGGTGTCGCACGTGAAATATGCGTTATTGTTCGTGATGCTTTGTCCCCTGGCGGTAGCTGCGCCCTGTCCAAGCGGCCAGGCGAAGGATGGCGACGCCTTGATTCAGATCGAGCAGACCTGGGCGCGCTCGCTGGAACAACACGACGCCGCGACGCTCGGCTGCATTCTGGCCGACGAGTTCGAAGATGCTGGTCCTGACGGCAAGGTCACGGGTCGCTCCAGCACACTCGCCAAAGCTGCGGAGCATCGCGCCGTCCATCATGAATTGACGGAGTTGCGTCCGCACGTGCAGGGGGACTTCGGATATATCCGCGGAGTAGCCCGGGCCGTCGATGCGCAAGGCAAGATTGTCGCTACGGTGCGCTTCACCGACGTCTACGCGTATCGCGATGGACGCTGGCAGTGCGTGGCCGGACACGAATCGCTGTTCAGCAATTAA
- a CDS encoding metalloregulator ArsR/SmtB family transcription factor encodes MTIGALNLYNYLVMELNGYEPSNPRPHLDAIFAALADPTRRAILARLAAGEASVAQLAEPFAMSQPAISKHLKVLERAGLISRGRDAQRRPRRLESKPLAEATGWLEGYRQLWEQSFHRLDAVLDNLKTQEQRQELRLRKSPESPQEKEKKHGIDE; translated from the coding sequence TTGACAATTGGTGCTCTCAATTTATATAACTATTTAGTTATGGAACTTAATGGTTATGAACCTTCGAACCCCAGGCCGCACTTGGACGCGATCTTCGCGGCGCTCGCCGATCCCACACGACGCGCCATCTTAGCCAGGCTCGCAGCGGGTGAGGCTTCGGTCGCACAACTGGCTGAACCATTCGCGATGTCTCAGCCGGCGATCTCAAAACACCTCAAAGTGCTGGAGCGCGCCGGCTTGATTTCGCGGGGTCGCGACGCGCAACGCAGGCCCCGACGGCTGGAGTCCAAACCTCTCGCCGAAGCTACGGGATGGCTGGAGGGCTATCGTCAGTTGTGGGAGCAGAGCTTCCACCGCCTGGATGCAGTTCTCGATAACTTGAAAACTCAAGAGCAAAGGCAAGAGCTAAGGCTCCGGAAATCACCAGAATCACCGCAGGAAAAGGAGAAGAAGCATGGCATCGACGAGTGA
- the acpP gene encoding acyl carrier protein produces MAAVEEKVKQIIVEQLGVDEGEVTASASFVDDLGADSLDTVELVMAFEEAFDIEIPDEDAEKIRTVQDAVDYIGKHAKAGK; encoded by the coding sequence ATGGCAGCCGTTGAAGAAAAGGTAAAGCAGATTATCGTGGAGCAGTTGGGAGTGGACGAGGGCGAAGTCACCGCCAGCGCATCGTTCGTCGACGACTTGGGCGCCGACTCGCTCGACACCGTTGAACTGGTTATGGCATTCGAAGAAGCGTTTGATATCGAAATTCCCGACGAAGACGCGGAAAAGATTCGCACCGTCCAGGACGCGGTCGACTACATCGGCAAACACGCGAAAGCAGGGAAATAG